AGAAAATACAGAATCCCATGCTTATTTTGTAGTCAGGAAAAATCGGACATGAAAGTATTACTGACAGAAGACAATCTCGAGCTACAAAACAACATCGTCACCTATCTCAAAAATGAAGGCATCCTCTGCGAATGTGCCGACAGCATAGCGGCATGCAAGGAAAAACTCATTTCCTTTGACTATGACGTACTGATCCTCGACCGCATGCTCCCCGATGGAGACGGCATGGATATCATCCCCTTCGTCAAAGCCCGCAACATCAGTTCGGCCATACTGATCGCTTCCGCCAAAAACGAAATCAACGACAAGGTAGACGGCCTCAACCTAGGAGCGGATGACTACATCACCAAGCCCTACTTCATGACCGAACTCATCGCTCGACTCAAAGCCCTCTACCGCCGCAACAAACTCGACGGCAACCAAATCCTCCATTTGGGCAACATCAGTATCGACACGGACAAGCAAGAGGTGATTGTCGACCA
The DNA window shown above is from Reichenbachiella sp. 5M10 and carries:
- a CDS encoding response regulator transcription factor, which produces MKVLLTEDNLELQNNIVTYLKNEGILCECADSIAACKEKLISFDYDVLILDRMLPDGDGMDIIPFVKARNISSAILIASAKNEINDKVDGLNLGADDYITKPYFMTELIARLKALYRRNKLDGNQILHLGNISIDTDKQEVIVDQTPVTLTKKEYDLLVYIYANKNRVLTKLAIAEHLWGDYTDTLGSLDFVYQHIKNLRKKIISAGGNDFIQTVYGSGYKYALDS